The following coding sequences are from one Epinephelus fuscoguttatus linkage group LG5, E.fuscoguttatus.final_Chr_v1 window:
- the dharma gene encoding dharma, translating into MDRGSSVSDFSMERILSPQFGHKTSVMEFPPGGCLQRIQGGFSLDSGNIRPPAPVLVPVPVPVSGCLQYRGMSFGEALCPCGAGFHHTDFSIYPNLQQGAHVHFSSSQDSAGAQQFASHHGYHQTGMLAQSRQKARMRTVFTDSQTKRLEALFELTEYPAVEARAEVARSTGLSEETVRVWFKNRRARRKRQCSGSKVKSPSSPTRAGAEKNFFTSFL; encoded by the exons ATGGACAGAGGGAGCAGCGTGTCGGACTTCAGCATGGAGCGCATCCTCTCCCCACAGTTCGGACACAAGACCTCGGTGATGGAGTTTCCACCAGGAGGCTGTCTCCAGAGGATCCAGGGCGGATTCAGTTTGGACTCCGGGAACATCAGACCTCCTGCGCCGGTCCTGGTGCCGGTGCCGGTGCCAGTGTCAGGCTGCCTTCAGTACCGAGGGATGAGCTTCGGAGAGGCGTTGTGCCCGTGCGGAGCCGGTTTCCATCACACAGACTTCAGCATTTATCCAAACTTACAACAAGGAGCTCACGTGCATTTCAGCAGCAGCCAGGACTCTGCAg gtgCTCAACAGTTTGCAAGTCACCATGGTTACCATCAAACCGGGATGCTGGCGCAGTCGCGTCAGAAGGCCCGGATGAGGACGGTGTTCACCGACAGTCAGACCAAGCGACTCGAGGCGCTGTTCGAGCTCACCGAGTATCCGGCAGTTGAGGCACGCGCTGAGGTGGCGAGGAGCACCGGCCTGAGCGAGGAGACGGTCAGG GTGTGGTTTAAGAACCGCAGAGCCAGGAGGAAGCGACAGTGCAGCGGGTCGAAGGTCaaatccccctcctctcccaccAGAGCTGGAGCAGAGAAGAACTTCTTCACCTCCTTCCTCTGA